One segment of Saprospiraceae bacterium DNA contains the following:
- a CDS encoding RNA polymerase sigma factor → MQQLNDQELVSGVLRGSPAHQTALYRQYSVPMFRVVLRFARDKAEAEDMLQDGFIRVFRDMTQFRGDGALGGWIRRIMVNTALSHLRKQRDFIRDTGDFSPFESRFRTEEDFAANLDAETLMKYLQKLPPGYRAVFNLYAIEGFTHEEIAEQLGISIGTSKSQLFKAREYLKKILDKSFIS, encoded by the coding sequence ATGCAACAGTTGAACGACCAGGAATTGGTAAGTGGCGTGCTACGCGGCAGTCCGGCGCACCAAACGGCGCTATATCGCCAATATAGCGTGCCCATGTTCCGAGTGGTGCTGCGGTTTGCTCGGGACAAGGCCGAGGCTGAAGATATGTTGCAAGATGGGTTTATCCGGGTGTTCCGCGACATGACGCAGTTTCGCGGCGATGGGGCGCTCGGAGGTTGGATTCGACGCATCATGGTCAACACTGCCCTGAGCCACCTCCGAAAGCAGCGCGATTTCATACGCGACACGGGAGACTTCAGCCCCTTCGAGAGCCGATTCCGCACCGAGGAAGATTTTGCAGCCAATTTGGATGCCGAAACATTGATGAAATACCTCCAAAAATTACCACCCGGCTATCGCGCCGTGTTCAACTTATACGCCATAGAGGGTTTCACCCATGAGGAAATTGCCGAACAATTGGGTATTTCCATCGGAACCAGCAAAAGCCAGTTGTTCAAGGCGAGAGAATACCTCAAAAAAATACTGGACAAATCATTTATTTCATAA
- a CDS encoding acyl-CoA thioesterase — MTPKKVSESKTVMTELIMPNDTNPMGNLMGGYLMRWMDIVSAICAGKHCEAHVVTVAVDYISFQNPIHLGDVITLEACVTRAFNTSVEIYVEVFANDIKGQKPRRCNHAYFTFVAVDDKRKNPVQVPPVLPLSSEEQQLYESAARRRELRLILGGRIKPKDATELRKFFADLES; from the coding sequence CTGACACCCAAAAAAGTATCTGAAAGCAAGACCGTGATGACGGAGCTCATCATGCCCAACGACACGAACCCAATGGGCAACCTGATGGGCGGGTATCTGATGCGATGGATGGATATTGTGAGCGCCATTTGTGCGGGCAAGCACTGCGAGGCACATGTGGTGACGGTGGCAGTGGACTATATTTCGTTTCAAAACCCGATTCATCTGGGCGATGTCATCACATTGGAGGCCTGTGTGACGCGAGCCTTCAACACTTCTGTGGAAATTTACGTCGAGGTTTTTGCCAACGACATCAAAGGGCAAAAGCCCCGGCGCTGCAATCACGCATACTTCACCTTTGTTGCCGTTGACGATAAAAGGAAAAATCCAGTGCAGGTGCCACCCGTCCTGCCCCTTTCCAGCGAAGAACAACAACTCTACGAGAGCGCCGCTCGCCGCCGCGAATTGCGCCTTATTCTCGGTGGCCGCATCAAGCCAAAAGATGCGACGGAGCTAAGGAAATTCTTTGCGGATTTGGAATCATAG
- a CDS encoding M1 family metallopeptidase, whose amino-acid sequence MLKQTLSLFILLLASHAFAQPERWQQRADYEMTIDMDAAKNQYRGSQRITYTNNSPDTLHRVFYHLYFNAFQPGSMMDVRSRTIADADGRVADRISKLKANEQGWIKVKSLQHDGKPARFKISETILEVSLPQPILPHSTSLLEMEWDAQVPLQIRRSGRDNNEGVRFSMTQWYPKLCEYDYQGWHANPYIGREFYGIWGDFDVKILIDKNYLVAAGGYLQNPQEVGYGYETSGQLVTRPAGDKLLWHFKAPDVHDFAWAADPDFTHTKINADDGTVMHFVWQKGMGYDAQWEKLPSIMNRARTIMNERFGKYPHREYYFIQGGDGGMEYPLATLITGNRPLNSLVGVSIHEQVHSWYQMVLGSNESLYAWMDEGFTSYASDIVENELAREGLLPGRKASTNPFAGTYSAYRQLALSGLEEPLTTHADRFNTNYAYGLAAYVKGSVFLHQLEYVIGKKALAEGLLRYFDTWKFKHPNANDVIRVFEKQSGLELDWYKEDWVHTTNTIDYSINEVVADGRRATKVVIGRNGRMAMPLDIVVTYEKGEQELFYVPLESMRGEKPAEDGTKRTVLPAHRWVDPTYEFEIPERLKNISKIEIDPSGRLADVKREDNVWERKD is encoded by the coding sequence ATGCTCAAACAAACGCTCTCGCTCTTCATCCTACTGCTCGCCTCGCACGCTTTCGCCCAGCCCGAACGCTGGCAGCAACGCGCCGACTACGAGATGACCATTGACATGGATGCCGCCAAAAACCAATATCGCGGCTCGCAACGCATCACTTACACCAACAACAGCCCCGACACGCTCCACCGAGTGTTTTACCATCTATATTTCAATGCCTTCCAGCCGGGCAGCATGATGGACGTGCGCTCGCGCACCATCGCCGATGCCGACGGACGTGTAGCCGACCGCATCTCGAAGCTCAAAGCCAACGAGCAGGGATGGATAAAAGTAAAATCGCTCCAACACGACGGCAAACCAGCCAGATTCAAAATAAGCGAGACCATTCTGGAAGTATCCCTCCCCCAGCCCATCCTACCGCATAGCACCTCTCTGTTGGAGATGGAGTGGGATGCCCAAGTGCCGCTCCAAATTCGACGTTCTGGCCGCGACAACAACGAGGGCGTGCGATTTTCCATGACCCAATGGTACCCCAAACTATGCGAGTACGATTATCAAGGCTGGCATGCCAACCCCTATATCGGTCGAGAGTTCTACGGCATCTGGGGCGATTTCGACGTGAAAATTTTGATTGACAAAAACTACCTCGTCGCCGCGGGTGGCTATCTGCAAAACCCGCAAGAAGTCGGCTACGGATACGAAACCTCCGGTCAGCTCGTGACCCGCCCCGCAGGCGACAAATTGCTCTGGCATTTCAAAGCCCCAGACGTACACGACTTTGCATGGGCTGCCGACCCTGATTTCACGCACACGAAAATCAACGCCGACGACGGCACGGTGATGCATTTTGTGTGGCAAAAAGGCATGGGCTACGATGCCCAATGGGAAAAACTGCCCAGCATCATGAACCGCGCCCGCACAATTATGAACGAACGCTTTGGAAAATACCCGCACCGCGAGTACTATTTCATACAAGGTGGCGACGGCGGAATGGAATACCCGCTGGCCACGCTCATCACCGGCAACCGCCCGCTCAATAGTCTGGTGGGCGTGTCCATCCACGAACAAGTGCACTCGTGGTACCAGATGGTGCTAGGCAGCAACGAGAGCCTTTACGCATGGATGGACGAGGGATTCACCTCCTATGCCTCCGATATTGTGGAAAACGAACTTGCCCGCGAGGGGCTATTGCCCGGAAGAAAAGCGAGCACCAATCCTTTTGCAGGCACTTATTCGGCTTACAGGCAGCTGGCACTCAGCGGATTGGAAGAGCCGCTCACCACCCACGCCGACCGATTCAACACCAACTATGCTTACGGATTGGCCGCCTATGTGAAAGGCTCGGTTTTTCTTCACCAATTAGAATATGTCATTGGGAAAAAAGCCTTGGCGGAGGGGTTGCTCCGCTACTTCGACACATGGAAATTCAAACACCCGAACGCCAACGACGTGATTCGAGTGTTTGAAAAACAAAGTGGCCTTGAACTGGATTGGTACAAAGAAGATTGGGTGCACACGACGAACACCATCGACTATTCCATCAATGAGGTGGTGGCCGACGGCAGACGCGCCACCAAGGTGGTCATCGGGCGAAATGGCCGCATGGCCATGCCTTTGGACATCGTGGTCACTTACGAAAAAGGAGAGCAGGAACTGTTTTACGTCCCGCTCGAAAGCATGCGCGGCGAAAAACCCGCCGAGGACGGCACCAAGCGCACCGTGCTGCCCGCCCACAGATGGGTGGACCCCACTTACGAGTTTGAAATCCCGGAACGACTGAAAAACATTTCCAAAATAGAGATAGACCCCTCTGGACGCTTGGCGGATGTGAAACGGGAAGACAATGTGTGGGAGCGGAAGGATTGA
- a CDS encoding NYN domain-containing protein — MSDSQQKLTRIGVFYDGNYFLHVSNYYAYHHERRSRLSIAGLHEFVRHRIAEEEGKDFHLCQIVDAHYFRGRLSAQEASAEGNRLFYDRLFDDILMMEGVTTHYLPVRTTFQGFRQERGIDVWMALEAFELALHKQFDAVVLIASDSDFVPLVRKLHTLGVRVMLLGWDYEYFDEEGRRRTTVTSQYLWEEVTYPIAMEKFIEKDDDEGFAVSRLFVERKKIPVLNGSEETVEVEEGEVKTSTIFSMKDGYGFISYPQTNNLFFHYSFLVDTDFNDLREGDMVEFTMGKNERGEPIARNVKLIR, encoded by the coding sequence ATGTCTGATAGTCAGCAGAAGTTGACCCGAATAGGGGTCTTTTACGACGGTAATTATTTCCTTCACGTTTCCAACTATTACGCCTACCACCACGAACGACGCAGCCGCCTCAGCATCGCTGGCCTGCACGAGTTCGTTCGGCACCGCATCGCGGAAGAAGAGGGCAAGGATTTCCATCTTTGCCAAATCGTGGACGCGCACTATTTTCGGGGGCGCCTCTCTGCCCAAGAAGCCAGCGCCGAGGGCAATCGCCTTTTCTACGACCGTCTTTTCGACGATATACTTATGATGGAGGGGGTGACGACCCACTACCTGCCCGTGCGCACCACTTTTCAGGGCTTTCGCCAAGAGCGAGGCATTGATGTGTGGATGGCCTTGGAAGCTTTTGAGTTGGCATTGCACAAGCAGTTCGACGCGGTGGTGCTTATCGCTTCCGATAGTGATTTCGTGCCGCTCGTGCGCAAGTTGCACACGCTCGGCGTTCGCGTGATGTTGTTGGGGTGGGACTATGAATACTTCGACGAGGAGGGCCGCCGCCGCACCACCGTCACCTCGCAGTATCTGTGGGAAGAAGTGACGTACCCGATTGCGATGGAGAAGTTCATCGAAAAAGACGACGACGAGGGCTTCGCGGTGAGCCGATTGTTTGTCGAGCGCAAAAAGATACCCGTGTTGAATGGCAGCGAGGAGACGGTGGAAGTGGAGGAGGGCGAAGTGAAGACCAGCACTATTTTTAGCATGAAGGATGGCTACGGGTTCATCTCTTACCCTCAAACCAACAACTTGTTCTTTCACTATTCTTTCCTCGTTGACACGGATTTCAACGACTTGCGCGAGGGTGATATGGTGGAGTTCACGATGGGAAAAAACGAGCGTGGGGAGCCTATCGCACGCAACGTGAAATTAATCAGGTAG